Proteins encoded in a region of the Perognathus longimembris pacificus isolate PPM17 chromosome 11, ASM2315922v1, whole genome shotgun sequence genome:
- the Tex50 gene encoding testis-expressed protein 50 codes for MSNQGLALIFPLLFICFFKGSFCICDGTIWTKVGWEIFPEEVHYLKVKASPSHCLPFPLDKLFCNFANMDIVQSCLHLSYILVQALFLILSVLSVHYLWMKWKKHQKKLRRQASLDKPEKDLESPSIYDIDQILCRLLATTSMMTKYLKKVSQHSSPKKVKHHNSKSKKSGGGGKESEYMKHKHMQI; via the exons ATGTCTAATCAAGGCCTGGCCCTGATTTTTCCTCTGTTGTTTATCTGCTTTTTCAAGGGGAGCTTCTGTATTTGTGATGGAACAATCTGGACAAAGGTTGGATGGGAGATTTTTCCAGAAGAAGTGCACTATCTGAAAGTTAAGGCTTCTCCATCTCACTGTCTACCTTTCCCTCTGGACAAGCTATTCTGCAACTTTGCTAACATGGATATAGTTCAGAGTTGTTTGCACCTTAGTTATATTTTAGTACAAGCTCTCTTTTTAATCCTGTCTGTTTTATCTGTCCATTACCTGTGGATGAAATGGAAGAAACACCAAAAAAAG CTGAGAAGACAAGCCTCCTTAGATAAGCCTGAAAAAGACCTAGAAAGTCCATCCATCTATGACATTGATCAAATTCTCTGCAGACTGCTGGCCACAACATCAATGATGACCAAGTACCTGAAAAAGGTGTCCCAACATTCTTCCCCTAAGAAAGTTAAACACCACAACTCAAAGAGCAAgaagagtggaggaggaggaaaggaatcaGAGTATATGAAACATAAGCACATGCAAATATAG